The following proteins are co-located in the Macadamia integrifolia cultivar HAES 741 chromosome 3, SCU_Mint_v3, whole genome shotgun sequence genome:
- the LOC122073766 gene encoding uncharacterized protein LOC122073766 yields the protein MTCNPDWVEIQEELKQGQVPQDRRDLTAKIFRAKLHDLKDQLFKKGILGKVAAHVHVVEFQKRGLPHAHILIIMHKDFKITNADVFDKFVCAEIPDFNEDPVLYEKVMKHMMHGPCGDLNKLNACMRNGVCKSRYPRSFIENTMQGKDSYPIYRRRNTGIQVKAVKYLYKYVYKGHDRVAVSISHGNGEYLLDEIKQYRDARWILVYCELGDVRKLWSNHYEALSEDIKKTSADSEYYTLETIRSVNSFLQSMGKSDKDYDLSQLKENCNQLNGKQPREIVDEFSIKVPPEDYDAANKLNPEQYNAYNEILNQVNDSQSGIFLIDGLGGTGKTFLYRALLATIRSKNQIALPTATSGVAAAIMPGGRTAHSRFKIPISIDDSSVCNFSKQSATTKLIRKAKLIIWDEAPMAKRQAIEAFDRTLQDITNNSEPFGGKVVIFGGDFRQVLPVVPRGTRTETVDASLVMSYLWPKMKKLQLTTNMRAISDSSFSEFLLCVGNGEDPTEYEDLIHISNEMVIKYDDEKKSEDELINAIFHALQQHAYSTEYITQRAILATKNETVDKLNDKLIDLFAGDSVTYYSFDSAIDDVETQYPEEFLNSLAPKGLPPHKLVLKKNCPIMILRNLNPSHGECNGTRMKMKDILSI from the exons ATGACATGCAATCCAGACTGGGTTGAGATACAAGAAGAATTAAAACAAGGACAAGTTCCACAAGATAGACGAGATCTTACAGCCAAGATATTTCGAGCAAAGTTACATGATCTAAAAGATCAATTATTCAAGAAAGGGATCCTTGGTAAAGTGGCTGCACACGTACATGTTGTTGAATTTCAAAAAAGGGGGCTTCCACATGCACACATACTGATAATTATGCACAAGGACTTCAAGATAACAAAtgctgatgtttttgataaatTTGTATGTGCAGAAATTCCAGATTTTAATGAAGATCCAGTTTTATATGAGAAAGTTATGAAACATATGATGCACGGACCCTGTGGAGATTTGAATAAACTAAATGCTTGTATGAGGAATGGAGTGTGTAAGAGTCGATATCCTCGTTCATTTATTGAAAATACCATGCAAGGTAAAGATTCTTACCCTATTTATAGACGAAGAAATACTGGAATACAAGTTAAG GCAGTAAAGTACCTATACAAATATGTTTATAAAGGACATGATCGTGTGGCTGTTTCTATATCACATGGTAATGGAGAATATTTACTTGATGAAATCAAGCAATATAGAGATGCAAGATGG ATACTTGTTTATTGTGAGCTTGGTGATGTTAGAAAGCTATGGAGTAATCATTATGAAGCATTGTCTGAAGACATTAAGAAAACAAGTGCAGATTCTGAATATTATACATTAGAAACAATAAGAAGTGTGAATTCTTTCTTACAAAGCATGGGAAAAAGTGACAAAGATTATGATTTGTCCCAACTTAAAGAAAATTGCAATCAGTTAAATGGAAAGCAACCAAGAGAAATTGTAGATGAATTTTCTATAAAAGTTCCTCCAGAAGATTATGATGCGGCAAATAAGTTGAATCCCGAGCAATACAATGCATACAATGAAATTCTAAACCAAGTGAATGATAGCCAAAGTggcatttttttaattgatgggCTAGGAGGTACAGGAAAGACATTTTTATATCGTGCACTACTTGCAACGATAAGATCAAAGAATCAAATTGCTCTTCCAACAGCAACCTCAGGGGTAGCAGCTGCAATAATGCCAGGAGGTAGGACAGCTCATTCAAGGTTTAAAATTCCAATAAGTATCGATGATTCAAGTGTTTGCAATTTTTCAAAGCAAAGTGCCACAACTAAGTTAATAAGAAAAGCAAAACTTATCATATGGGATGAAGCGCCAATGGCAAAACGTCAAGCAATTGAAGCGTTTGATAGGACATTGCAGGATATAACAAACAACTCAGAACCATTTGGAGGAAAGGTTGTCATATTCGGAGGAGATTTTAGGCAAGTACTTCCAGTGGTTCCTCGTGGTACGAGAACAGAAACTGTGGATGCAAGTTTAGTAATGTCATATTTATGGccaaaaatgaagaaattgcAATTGACAACCAATATGAGGGCAATCAGTGATTCTTCTTTCAGTGAATTTCTATTATGTGTCGGTAATGGGGAAGATCCAACTGAATATGAAGATTTGATTCACATATCAAATGAAATGGTCATAAAATATGACgatgaaaaaaaatctgaagatgAGTTGATAAATGCAATATTTCATGCATTACAACAGCATGCATATTCGACAGAATACATTACACAACGAGCAATCTTAGCTACAAAGAACGAAACAGTAGACAAATTAAATGACAAACTTATTGATCTATTTGCAGGAGATAGTGTTACATATTATAGCTTTGATTCAGCAATTGATGATGTAGAAACTCAATATCCAGAAGAATTCCTCAATTCATTGGCTCCGAAGGGACTTCCACCTCATAAATTAGTTTTGAAGAAGAATTGTCCAATAATGATTTTAAGGAATTTGAATCCTTCACATGGAGAATGTAATGGAACCCGTATG AAAATGAAGGATATCCTTTCCATTTGA